ATCGCGACCGAGGAAGGCGCGGACCAGGGCGTCGGGGGGCCGGGTCGCGCCGGGCGCGAGGACGGCGTCGCGGAACGCGCGGCCGGTGGCGGCGTCGAACGGTCCGGCCGCCTCGAAGCGCGTGAAGACGTCCGCGTCGAGCATCTCGCTCCACAGGTAGCTGTAGTAGCCGGCGGCGTACCCGCCGGCGAAGACGTGCTGGAAGGCGGGGAGGAGCCCTTCGTTGCCGGCGTCGGGGCGGATCTGGAAGGGCGCCATCACCGTCCGCCCCCACGCGACCGGGTCGCCGTCGGTGGCGGGGTCGTACGCGACGTGCAGCGCCAGGTCGACGGTCCCGAGCGAGAGCTGGCGCGCCATCTGCCAGGCGCCACCGAACGTCCGGGCGGCGCGGAGGTTCGCGCGCACCTCGGGGGGCAGCGGGGCGCCGGTGTCGGCGTGGCGGGCGATGCGCGCGAGAGCGGCGTCGTCGTACAGCCAGTTCTCCAGGAGTTGGCTGGGGAGCTCGACGAAGTCCCACGCGACGCGGATGCCGGACAGCGAGCGGGTCTCGACGTGCCCGAGGAGGTGGTGCAGGAGGTGCCCGACCTCGTGGAACACGGTTTCCGCTTCGCGGTGCGTGAGCAAAGACGGGGTCGTCGCGTCGCCCGGCGTGAGGTTGGCGGCGATCGCCGCGACGTGCGGGTCGAACCCGCCGTCGGGGCGGGGGCCGCCGGTGACGAGCGGCATCATCCAGGCGCCGCCACGCTTGTCGTCGCGGGGGAACGGATCGACGAAGAAGGTCCCGCGGTGGACGCCGTCCTCGTCGACGGCGTCGAACGCGCGGACGTCGTCGTGCCAGGCGTGGCGCGCGTCGCCCGGCCGGACGGTGAGGCCGTACAGGGCGTGCGCGAGGTCGAAGGCGGCGTCGAGGACGCGGTCGAGCGCGAAGTAGGGCCGCAACGCCTCGGGGTCGAGGTCGAAGCGTTCCTGGCGGAGGCGTTCCTGCAGGAAGGCGACGTCCCACGGCTCGAGTCGGTCGTACCCCCACCGCTCGGTCGCGGCGTGCGCGAGTTCGTCCACCTCGTCGCGGAGGTGCGGCTCGACCCGCCGCCACAGGTCCGCTTCGAACGCCTGCGCGGTGGCGCCGTCGCCGGCCATGCGGTCGGCGAGCTGCAGGTCGGCGAAGTGGGCGTACCCGAGCGCGTGGGCCAGCTCGCGGCGGAGCGCGAGGATGCGGCCGACGAGGGGGCGGTTGTCGCGCCCCTCCCCCGTCCCGCGGGCTTGCGCGGCGTCGTAGAGGGTGCGGCGGAGGGCGCGGTCCTCGGCGTGCTGGAGGACCGGACCGAGGGAGGGGGGCTGCAGCGTGAAGCGCCAGCCCTCTACGCCGGCGGCCTCCGCGGCGGCGGCGGCGCGACGCACGACGCCGTCGGGGAGCCCGGCGAGGCGGGCGGGGTCGGTGACGTCGTGGGCGTAGGCGTTGACGCCGTCGAGCAGGTGGTTCTGGAAGCGTTGCGCGAGGTCGGCCAGCTCGGCGCGGATCGCTTCGACCCGCGCGCGGACGTCGGCGTCGGCGGCGGCGCCGGCGCGGCGCATGGCGTCGAGGGTGAGGTCGAGGTAGCGGGCGCGTTCCCCGTCGAGGGCGCGCCCCTCGTCGCTGGCGGCGTAGGCGCGCAGGACGCGGTAGACGTCGGGATCGGCCTCGCGGCGGGCGTCGAAGGCGGCGAGGTCGGGCAGGACGCCGCTCCACGCCTCGCGGAAGGCGGCGTCCTGACGGACGGCGTTCAGGTGCGCCGCGGCGTGCGTGACGCGCGAGAGGCGCTGGTCGAGGCGGTCGAGCGCGCCGAGCAGGTCGTCGTAGCGGTAGGGCGGCTCGGCGCGACGGATGGCGTCGAGGGCGGCGTCGGCGTCGGCGAGGGCGGCGTCGACGGCGGGCCGGACGTGCTCGGCGCGGATCGCGTCGAACGGGGGCACGCCCGCGGGGGTGAGGAGCGGGTTGCCGGTCTCGTTCACGACGTCGCCGCGGGACGCCAGGCGTCGGCGTGCGCCGCGACCCACGCGTCGCGGTGCGCGCCGAAGCGCGCCATCGCGCGGCGCGTCAGGTCGCCCGGGACGCCGCGGCCGACCGGCCGGTCGTCGATGCGGGTGACCGGCATGACGCCCTTGGTGGTGCTCGCGAGGAACACCTCGTGGGCGTCGGCGAGGGCGTCGAGGGGCACCTCGCCGTGGGCGGCGGGCACGTCGCCCTCGAGGGCGGCGAGGACGTGCGTGCGGGTGACGCCGGGCAGGACGCCCGCCCCGGGCGTGAGGAGGGTTTCGCCGTCGAGGGAGACGAACACGTTGCAGCGGGTGGCTTCGAGGACGCGTTCGCCGTCGTGGTAGAGGAGGTCGGCGGCGCCGCGCTCGCGGAGGGTGCGGGCGTGGCGGACGGCGGTGAAGTAGTTCGTGGTCTTCGCTTCGGGGAGGTCGCGTTCGAAGCGGTGCGTGAGCAGCGCCACGCCCTCGTCGTACGCCGACGCGGGGGCGGGGGGCAGGTCGACGACGAGGACCAGCAGGCGGGGGGTGCCGGGCGTGAAGCCGTCGTCGGGATCGCCGCCGGTGAGGTAGAGCTGCAGCCCGAAGACGTCGTCGACGGCGCCCGCCGCGACGTTGGCGTCGATGACGTCGCGGACGTGGGCGCGGATCGCGTCCGGGTCCGGGCGCGGCGCGAGGTCGAGGAGGTCGGCGCTGCGCTCGAGGCGGGCGAGGTGGTCGTCGGCGAAGGTGGGGACGCCCCGTTCGACGCGAAGGAAGTCGAAGGCGCCGTAGGCGCGGCGGAGGGTCAGGTCGGTCAGGGGGACGTGGGCGTCGGCGGCGGGGAGGGCGCGCAGGTCCACGCCGTAGGTACGATTCGCGGAGGTCATGCGGGAGTCTACAACGCCGTCCCTTCCCCCCGACCCGCCCCGCGTGATACCCTAGGGGGGTACCGGTCGGCGCGGGCGCGCACCCCGCTTCGGCCCCCGCCCCGACCCCCGCGGCGCACGGCCCGAGGGGCGCGGCACCGACTCCGGACCCGAACGGCGTCCACGCACGCACCGAGGAGGCACCCATGGCACGCAAGACGATCTCGACCGACGTCGTCATCATCGGCGGCGGCCCCGCCGGCCTGACCGCCGGCATCTACGCCGGCCGCGGCCAGCTCGACACGATCATCCTGGAGAAGGGCCTGCCCGGGGGGCAGATCGCCCAGACCGAGGAGGTCGAGAACTACCCCGGCTTCGACGAGGCGGTCACCGGCCCCGAACTGTCGCAACGCATGGTGCGGCAGGCGGAGAAGTTCGGCGCGCGCATCCTCATGGAGGAGGTCGAGGGCGTGAGCGGGAACGCCGACGACGGGTTCGTGGTCCGCGGCTACGAGGCGGACTACCGGGCCCGAAGCGTGATCCTCGCGACCGGCGCGAACCCGAAACGGCTCGGGGTGCCCGGGGAGGACGAGTTCTACGGGCGGGGCGTCAGCACCTGCGCGACGTGCGACGGCTTCTTCTACCGCGACAAGCGCGTCGTGGTCGTGGGCGGCGGGGACGCCGCCCTGGAGGAGGGCACCTTCCTCACGAAGTTCGCGAGCGAGGTCGTCGTCGTGCACCGCCGCGATGAACTCCGCGCCCACAAGAGCGCGCAGGAACGCGCCTTCGCGAACGACAAGATGACGTTCGTCTGGAACACCGTCGTCGAGGAGGTCCTCGGCGAGGACGGCATGGTCACCGGCGTCAAGACCCGCGACGTCGTGACCGGCCGCGAGGACGTCCTGCAGGCGGACGGCGTCTTCGTCTACATCGGGCACGAACCCAACACCGGCTTCCTCGACGGCTTCGTCGAGCTGCAGGACAGCGGCTACGCGAAGGTCCGCGACGAGATCTTCACGAACGTCGAGGGCGTCTTCGCCGCCGGCGACATCGCCGACGAGGTCTACCGGCAGCTCGGCACGAGCGTCGGGGCCGGCACCCGCGCGGCGATGACCGCGGAACGCTGGCTCGCCGAACGCGAACCGCTCGCCCCCCTCGAGGGCGAGACCGCGGCCGCCGGCGCCGGCGACGCCCCGGTCGGCGTGTCCGCCGCGACGCCGCTCAGCGTCGGCTGAGCGCCGCTCAGCGCGGCCGCAACCGCACCACCTCGAGCGCGCCCTCGGCGCGCACCACCAGCACGTCCCGGACCCCCTCGACCGGCGCGCCCACCAGGGCGCGCCACGTCGTGTCCCCCACCACCAACCGCGTCCACGCCCCGTCCGCCTCCGCCCGCCACCCGTCGCCCGTCACCCCGTCGAGCGACCGTGCATCGGTCGGGCTCGCATCGGTCGGGCTCGCATCGGTCGGGCTCGCGTCGGCCGGGGACGTCACGACGCTCACGTCGCCGTCCACCATCCGCACCACGGGGCGCGCCGGCGCGGGCGGCGCGGCGCCGAACCAGGCGTCGGCGTCGCGCGCGTCGAACGGCGCGTCGCGCCGTAGGACGCCCGCCACCTCCCCGCGCTCCGCGCCGGGCGGCACCCGCGACCACACCCGCAGCCGCCGGTCGCCGACCTCTCCGAGGACCGCGTCCGCCTCCATCACGCCGGGGTCGACCCCCAGCGCGTCGGCCAGCAACCGCAACCGCTGCCGGAACAGCGCCTCCCGCACGTCGGGCGCGTCCCCCTCCGACGCCGTCCCGTCCAGCGGGTAGGTCGCCCACACCACCCGGCCGCCCCCCTCGACCGGCGCCGCACGGTACGCCTCGAACGACGCACCGGTCGCCGGCAGGTCGTACCGACCGACGGCGTCGTCGGCGCCGTACCGCACCGCGACCCCGTCCCCCCACGCCAGCAGGGTCGCCGTCGCGTCGAGCGGGACGCGCGCCATCCGCGCCGGCGCCAGCGGCAGGATGCCGGCGGGGATCGCCTCGGCCAACGCCGGGCGCGGCGCCCCCCCGACGCGCTCCCCCAACGCCCGCGCGTAGCGGTCCGCCGTCGCGCGGTCCCCGAACGCCGCGACCCGCACGCGGTACACCGCGCCCGCCGCCCCCTCGGCCCGCACCACGTAGCTCGGGAAGCCGTCGCGCAACAGGTCGCCGGAGACCTCGATCGCCGCCTCCGGATCGCTGAGCGCCGCGACCTGCACCGTGTACGGCGCGAGCGCCTCCTGCGCCGCGGCGCCCCCCAGCACCGCCGTCGCGGCGGACGCCGCGACGGTGGCCAGCGCCCGGCGCCACGCGGCGCCGCGGGTCGCGCGCCGCATCAGAAGTCCTTCCGTTCGAACACGAGGACCGCCGCCGCGGCGAACGCCGCGCCGTACAGCGCGATCAACGCCGCCACCCACCCCGGGCCCGCCACCGGGTCGACGTAGGCCGACAGGTGCCGCGTCAACAGGTACGGCTCGAGCCCGGGCAGGATCACCAGCAGGTCCATCACGATCAACGTCGCCAACGTCGCCAACGCCCCGCTCGCCGCGTTCATCGTGAGGACCGTCGCGAACACCGCCAACAACGCGACCGGCAGCAGCGACGCCGCCGCCCACGCGTACGCCCCCACCAACTCCGCCCACGCCGCGCCGGGCGCGAGCGTCCCGACCCCCGCCAGGCCGCCCGGCCCGACGCCGGTCCCGCCGACGAACGCCTCGAAACCGTACGCCGCGCCCGCCACCAGGGAGGCGGCGAAGAACCACGCCAACGCCGCGAGCGGCATCGCCGCCACCACCGCCATCTTCGCCGCCAACCACGCCGACCGCGTCACCGGCCGCAGCAACACCGTCGGCAGCGTCCCGTGCGTCACCTCCACCCCGACGAGTTCCGCCGCGACGATCGCCACGATCAACGGCAGCAGGAACGTCATGGCGGACGCCAACCCCAAGCCCGGCACCTGGAACCCCGACACGATCGCGACGCCGTAGACGTCGAAGATGCCCGGCGCGTACGCCCACAACCAGGGGAACGCCGCCAGCACGACCGCGGCGCCCCGCACGCTCGTCAACTGCACGAGCTTGCGCGCCTCCATGCGCACCAGCGCCGTCACGCGACCCCCACCCCGCGACGCGCCTCGATCCGGTCGCGGTAGTACGCGGACAGGTCGAAGACGTCCTCGCGGACCTCGACGACCGCGCGGCCCGCGGCGACCAGCGCCTGCGTCGCGCGCGCCACCTCCGCCGCGTCGCCGCCCCCCGCACCCGGGTCGGTCGCGACCCGCCACCGGATCCCCTCGCCGCGCGGGTCGCGACGCGCGTCGCGGGCCGCCTCGATCCCCACCGCCGCCAGCGCCGCCCGCGCCGCGTCGGCGTCGTCGACGAGCGCCCGGTAGCGCCCGCGGCGCGCGACGAGGTCGACCTCGTCGATCAACGCCCCCTCCTCCAGGATCCCGGCCCGCGACCCGTAGTGCGCGACCTCGTCCAGGTGGTNNNNNNNNNNACCGCCGCCCCCTCCGCCGCCGCGTCCCGCAACGCGCGGTGCACCACGTGCAGCGACAACGGATCCATGCCGCTGGCCGGCTCGTCGAGGATCAGCACGTCCGGCGCCGCGAGGAGGGCGGCGGCCACCCCGAGGCGTTGCCGCATCCCCAAGCTGTACGTCGCGACGCGCCGGTCGGCGTCCGCCTCGAGCTCGACGAGCGCCAACGTCGCATCGACGCGGTCCGCCGGCACGCCGCCCGCGAGGCGGGCGTGCAGGCGCAGGTTCGTGCGTCCCGTCCACCACGGGTAGAAGGCGGCGGGGGCCTCCACGACCGCCCCCAACCGCCGCCGGACCGCCGGTTCGCGTTGCGGATCCGTGCCGAGCATCGTGACCGTGCCCGACGTCGCGAAGGCGAGGCCGGACAGCAACCGGATGACGGTCGTCTTCCCCGCCCCGTTCGGCCCCACCAACGCGTACACCTCCCCCGGCGCGACCGCCAGCGTCACGTCGCGCACGACCGTCCGCCGGCC
The Trueperaceae bacterium genome window above contains:
- a CDS encoding M3 family metallopeptidase, producing MNETGNPLLTPAGVPPFDAIRAEHVRPAVDAALADADAALDAIRRAEPPYRYDDLLGALDRLDQRLSRVTHAAAHLNAVRQDAAFREAWSGVLPDLAAFDARREADPDVYRVLRAYAASDEGRALDGERARYLDLTLDAMRRAGAAADADVRARVEAIRAELADLAQRFQNHLLDGVNAYAHDVTDPARLAGLPDGVVRRAAAAAEAAGVEGWRFTLQPPSLGPVLQHAEDRALRRTLYDAAQARGTGEGRDNRPLVGRILALRRELAHALGYAHFADLQLADRMAGDGATAQAFEADLWRRVEPHLRDEVDELAHAATERWGYDRLEPWDVAFLQERLRQERFDLDPEALRPYFALDRVLDAAFDLAHALYGLTVRPGDARHAWHDDVRAFDAVDEDGVHRGTFFVDPFPRDDKRGGAWMMPLVTGGPRPDGGFDPHVAAIAANLTPGDATTPSLLTHREAETVFHEVGHLLHHLLGHVETRSLSGIRVAWDFVELPSQLLENWLYDDAALARIARHADTGAPLPPEVRANLRAARTFGGAWQMARQLSLGTVDLALHVAYDPATDGDPVAWGRTVMAPFQIRPDAGNEGLLPAFQHVFAGGYAAGYYSYLWSEMLDADVFTRFEAAGPFDAATGRAFRDAVLAPGATRPPDALVRAFLGRDPDATAMLRRALGPDRLGDAA
- a CDS encoding aminotransferase class IV; this translates as MTSANRTYGVDLRALPAADAHVPLTDLTLRRAYGAFDFLRVERGVPTFADDHLARLERSADLLDLAPRPDPDAIRAHVRDVIDANVAAGAVDDVFGLQLYLTGGDPDDGFTPGTPRLLVLVVDLPPAPASAYDEGVALLTHRFERDLPEAKTTNYFTAVRHARTLRERGAADLLYHDGERVLEATRCNVFVSLDGETLLTPGAGVLPGVTRTHVLAALEGDVPAAHGEVPLDALADAHEVFLASTTKGVMPVTRIDDRPVGRGVPGDLTRRAMARFGAHRDAWVAAHADAWRPAATS
- the trxB gene encoding thioredoxin-disulfide reductase, yielding MARKTISTDVVIIGGGPAGLTAGIYAGRGQLDTIILEKGLPGGQIAQTEEVENYPGFDEAVTGPELSQRMVRQAEKFGARILMEEVEGVSGNADDGFVVRGYEADYRARSVILATGANPKRLGVPGEDEFYGRGVSTCATCDGFFYRDKRVVVVGGGDAALEEGTFLTKFASEVVVVHRRDELRAHKSAQERAFANDKMTFVWNTVVEEVLGEDGMVTGVKTRDVVTGREDVLQADGVFVYIGHEPNTGFLDGFVELQDSGYAKVRDEIFTNVEGVFAAGDIADEVYRQLGTSVGAGTRAAMTAERWLAEREPLAPLEGETAAAGAGDAPVGVSAATPLSVG
- a CDS encoding SPOR domain-containing protein; the encoded protein is MRRATRGAAWRRALATVAASAATAVLGGAAAQEALAPYTVQVAALSDPEAAIEVSGDLLRDGFPSYVVRAEGAAGAVYRVRVAAFGDRATADRYARALGERVGGAPRPALAEAIPAGILPLAPARMARVPLDATATLLAWGDGVAVRYGADDAVGRYDLPATGASFEAYRAAPVEGGGRVVWATYPLDGTASEGDAPDVREALFRQRLRLLADALGVDPGVMEADAVLGEVGDRRLRVWSRVPPGAERGEVAGVLRRDAPFDARDADAWFGAAPPAPARPVVRMVDGDVSVVTSPADASPTDASPTDASPTDARSLDGVTGDGWRAEADGAWTRLVVGDTTWRALVGAPVEGVRDVLVVRAEGALEVVRLRPR
- a CDS encoding ABC transporter permease, giving the protein MTALVRMEARKLVQLTSVRGAAVVLAAFPWLWAYAPGIFDVYGVAIVSGFQVPGLGLASAMTFLLPLIVAIVAAELVGVEVTHGTLPTVLLRPVTRSAWLAAKMAVVAAMPLAALAWFFAASLVAGAAYGFEAFVGGTGVGPGGLAGVGTLAPGAAWAELVGAYAWAAASLLPVALLAVFATVLTMNAASGALATLATLIVMDLLVILPGLEPYLLTRHLSAYVDPVAGPGWVAALIALYGAAFAAAAVLVFERKDF
- a CDS encoding ATP-binding cassette domain-containing protein; protein product: MDAPTPPPSPVDARPDAPALAATDLVKRYGRRTVVRDVTLAVAPGEVYALVGPNGAGKTTVIRLLSGLAFATSGTVTMLGTDPQREPAVRRRLGAVVEAPAAFYPWWTGRTNLRLHARLAGGVPADRVDATLALVELEADADRRVATYSLGMRQRLGVAAALLAAPDVLILDEPASGMDPLSLHVVHRALRDAAAEGAAV